The following coding sequences are from one Musa acuminata AAA Group cultivar baxijiao chromosome BXJ1-6, Cavendish_Baxijiao_AAA, whole genome shotgun sequence window:
- the LOC103986713 gene encoding transcription factor bHLH94-like, whose amino-acid sequence MALEAVALPQDLFGCAVNELYNMGGAAWCYAFGDEGEEKGVALDCKISGGGGGGMHGNLDVSSGASSSLLETAAKDGALVIGREATAGGRKRRRTKVFKNQEEVENQRMTHIAVERNRRKQMNEYLAVLQSLMPASYVQRGDQASIIGGAINFVKELEQLVQSLEARKRVAKRMDAAPFADFFTFPQYSTTGSRSANNDCADEGATENRPAVADIEVTMVESHANLKVLSRRRPKQLLKMVLGLQNLRLTTLHLNVTSIAEMAFYSFSLKVEDDCQLTSVDEIATAVHQMVGTIQEDADRDSNL is encoded by the exons ATGGCACTGGAAGCTGTGGCGCTCCCACAGGACCTCTTCGGTTGCGCCGTGAACGAGTTGTACAACATGGGAGGAGCAGCGTGGTGCTACGCCTTCGGTGATGAGGGGGAGGAGAAGGGTGTGGCGTTAGATTGTAAGAtaagtggtggtggaggaggtggcATGCATGGGAATTTGGACGTCTCTTCGGGTGCAAGCTCGTCGCTGCTGGAGACAGCTGCCAAGGACGGCGCCTTGGTCATCGGCCGAGAGGCAACGGCAGGGGGGAGGAAGAGGCGGCGCACCAAGGTTTTCAAGAACCAGgaggaggtggagaaccaaaggaTGACCCACATCGCCGTGGAGCGGAACCGGCGGAAGCAGATGAACGAGTACCTGGCTGTGCTCCAATCACTCATGCCGGCCTCCTACGTTCAAAGG GGTGATCAAGCATCGATCATCGGAGGGGCGATAAACTTCGTCAAAGAGCTCGAACAACTGGTCCAATCCCTCGAGGCTCGAAAGCGAGTCGCGAAACGCATGGACGCGGCTCCGTTCGCCGACTTCTTCACCTTCCCCCAGTATTCGACCACCGGTTCGCGCAGCGCAAACAATGACTGCGCGGACGAGGGGGCGACAGAGAACCGGCCGGCTGTGGCTGACATAGAGGTGACCATGGTGGAGAGCCACGCCAACCTCAAGGTCCTCTCCAGGCGGCGGCCGAAGCAGCTGCTGAAGATGGTGCTGGGGCTGCAGAACCTCCGGCTGACCACCCTCCACCTCAACGTGACCTCCATTGCCGAGATGGCCTTCTACTCTTTCAGCCTGAAG GTGGAAGACGATTGCCAACTGACATCGGTGGATGAAATTGCAACTGCGGTCCATCAGATGGTTGGGACGATTCAGGAGGATGCTGATCGCGACAGCAATCTGTGA
- the LOC103986714 gene encoding chaperone protein dnaJ 1, mitochondrial isoform X2, which translates to MGRLWLGIPKRSLPSLFLSRKAFGRPWSSPIMSSPLGLVQGRKEAFSPFMRAISHLSTRYETNGGIVEGTHDFMRLRTFLLSRFFHATGPCYAIERDYYEILGIPQDASLDDIKKAFHALAKKYHPDANKNNPISKRKFQEIRDAYETLRDPKKRAKYDKKSFQGSEKVGYAADDTEGFHEAYHDPFSEFHKTNHGPFSNSFFKIFTEVFEHERETYAADTQVELNLSFSEAAKGCIKQVSFTSQVLCSSCHGRGHPVNAKPSRCPTCNGVGTVTVFPFTSTCSSCRGLGKIIKDHCSACRGLGVVDGVKNVNVTIPAGVDSGDTISVPNAGNQGGNGVHPGNLYIKLQVDKDPVFLRDGSDVYVDTHISFTQAILGGNVEVPTLSGKTKVKIPKGVQPGQLLILRGRGLPKQIGLVDHGDQSVNDRQRELLEEFAKEEANQESYGFADGNWWQRIIDQLTHLRFIDHLISPRFMLGIGFLLLLNLLVSKSLS; encoded by the exons ATGGGTAGACTCTGGCTGGGTATACCGAAAAGATCGTTACCGTCCCTTTTCCTATCGAGAAAG GCTTTTGGCCGTCCTTGGTCCTCGCCGATCATGAGTTCACCATTGGGTCTTGTCCAAGGGAGGAAGGAGGCTTTCTCACCATTTATGAGAGCAATTTCTCACCTGTCAACAA GATATGAAACCAATGGTGGTATTGTTGAAGGAACCCATGACTTTATGAGATTGAGGACATTTTTGTTAAGCCGATTCTTTCATGCAACAG gacCTTGTTATGCTATTGAACGGGACTATTATGAAATTCTTGGTATCCCACAAGATGCTTCATTAGATGATATCAAGAAAGCTTTTCATGCG CTGGCTAAGAAGTACCACCCAGATGCCAACAAAAACAATCCTATATCAAAGAGAAAGTTCCAAGAGATAAGAGATGCATATGAG ACTTTGCGAGATCCCAAAAAGAGAGCAAAATATGACAAG AAATCCTTCCAAGGGTCAGAGAAAGTAGGCTATGCTGCAGATGACACGGAAGGGTTCCATGAAGCCTATCATGATCCTTTCTCAGAATTCCACAAAACCAATCATGGTCCTTTCTCTAATTCATTCTTTAAAATATTTACTGAG GTCTTTGAACATGAGAGAGAAACATATGCAGCTGACACACAG GTGGAGCTAAATCTATCATTTTCTGAAGCAGCTAAAGGTTGTATTAAGCAGGTGTCCTTTACCTCACAAGTTCTCTGCAGCTCTTGCC ATGGAAGGGGCCATCCTGTTAATGCAAAGCCTTCAAGATGTCCTACTTGTAATGGTGTTGGAACA GTCACAGTGTTTCCTTTTACATCTACTTGTAGCTCTTGCAGAGGGTTGGGGAAGATAATCAAG GATCATTGCTCAGCATGCAGAGGGTTGGGGGTGGTTGATGGTGTGAAGAATGTTAATGTAACCATTCCAGCAG GAGTTGATTCTGGTGATACAATTAGTGTGCCAAATGCTGGAAATCAAGGTGGAAATGGTGTCCATCCCGGAAATCTGTACATTAAGTTGcag gtaGACAAGGACCCTGTCTTCCTACGAGATGGTTCTGATGTATATGTTGACACCCACATAAGCTTCACTCAG GCTATTCTTGGTGGTAATGTTGAAGTTCCCACCTTGTCTGGGAAGACAAAAGTGAAG ATACCAAAAGGAGTCCAACCTGGGCAACTGTTAATTCTGAGGGGTAGAG GTTTACCGAAGCAAATTGGCCTAGTTGATCATGGTGACCA GTCAGTAAATGACCGGCAGCGGGAATTGTTAGAAGAATTTGCTAAGGAGGAAGCAAACCAGGAAAGTTATGGATTTGCTGATGGAAACTG GTGGCAGCGAATCATCGATCAACTGACTCATCTTAGATTCATCGATCATCTGATCAGTCCTAGGTTCATGCTGGGTATCGGCTTTCTGTTGTTGCTTAATTTGCTGGTGAGCAAAAGCTTGAGCTAA
- the LOC103986714 gene encoding chaperone protein dnaJ 1, mitochondrial isoform X4 — protein MGRLWLGIPKRSLPSLFLSRKAFGRPWSSPIMSSPLGLVQGRKEAFSPFMRAISHLSTRYETNGGIVEGTHDFMRLRTFLLSRFFHATGPCYAIERDYYEILGIPQDASLDDIKKAFHALAKKYHPDANKNNPISKRKFQEIRDAYETLRDPKKRAKYDKKSFQGSEKVGYAADDTEGFHEAYHDPFSEFHKTNHGPFSNSFFKIFTEVFEHERETYAADTQVELNLSFSEAAKGCIKQVSFTSQVLCSSCHGRGHPVNAKPSRCPTCNGVGTVTVFPFTSTCSSCRGLGKIIKDHCSACRGLGVVDGVKNVNVTIPAGVDSGDTISVPNAGNQGGNGVHPGNLYIKLQVDKDPVFLRDGSDVYVDTHISFTQAILGGNVEVPTLSGKTKVKIPKGVQPGQLLILRGRGLPKQIGLVDHGDQSVNDRQRELLEEFAKEEANQESYGFADGNWLYQQLSTG, from the exons ATGGGTAGACTCTGGCTGGGTATACCGAAAAGATCGTTACCGTCCCTTTTCCTATCGAGAAAG GCTTTTGGCCGTCCTTGGTCCTCGCCGATCATGAGTTCACCATTGGGTCTTGTCCAAGGGAGGAAGGAGGCTTTCTCACCATTTATGAGAGCAATTTCTCACCTGTCAACAA GATATGAAACCAATGGTGGTATTGTTGAAGGAACCCATGACTTTATGAGATTGAGGACATTTTTGTTAAGCCGATTCTTTCATGCAACAG gacCTTGTTATGCTATTGAACGGGACTATTATGAAATTCTTGGTATCCCACAAGATGCTTCATTAGATGATATCAAGAAAGCTTTTCATGCG CTGGCTAAGAAGTACCACCCAGATGCCAACAAAAACAATCCTATATCAAAGAGAAAGTTCCAAGAGATAAGAGATGCATATGAG ACTTTGCGAGATCCCAAAAAGAGAGCAAAATATGACAAG AAATCCTTCCAAGGGTCAGAGAAAGTAGGCTATGCTGCAGATGACACGGAAGGGTTCCATGAAGCCTATCATGATCCTTTCTCAGAATTCCACAAAACCAATCATGGTCCTTTCTCTAATTCATTCTTTAAAATATTTACTGAG GTCTTTGAACATGAGAGAGAAACATATGCAGCTGACACACAG GTGGAGCTAAATCTATCATTTTCTGAAGCAGCTAAAGGTTGTATTAAGCAGGTGTCCTTTACCTCACAAGTTCTCTGCAGCTCTTGCC ATGGAAGGGGCCATCCTGTTAATGCAAAGCCTTCAAGATGTCCTACTTGTAATGGTGTTGGAACA GTCACAGTGTTTCCTTTTACATCTACTTGTAGCTCTTGCAGAGGGTTGGGGAAGATAATCAAG GATCATTGCTCAGCATGCAGAGGGTTGGGGGTGGTTGATGGTGTGAAGAATGTTAATGTAACCATTCCAGCAG GAGTTGATTCTGGTGATACAATTAGTGTGCCAAATGCTGGAAATCAAGGTGGAAATGGTGTCCATCCCGGAAATCTGTACATTAAGTTGcag gtaGACAAGGACCCTGTCTTCCTACGAGATGGTTCTGATGTATATGTTGACACCCACATAAGCTTCACTCAG GCTATTCTTGGTGGTAATGTTGAAGTTCCCACCTTGTCTGGGAAGACAAAAGTGAAG ATACCAAAAGGAGTCCAACCTGGGCAACTGTTAATTCTGAGGGGTAGAG GTTTACCGAAGCAAATTGGCCTAGTTGATCATGGTGACCA GTCAGTAAATGACCGGCAGCGGGAATTGTTAGAAGAATTTGCTAAGGAGGAAGCAAACCAGGAAAGTTATGGATTTGCTGATGGAAACTG GCTTTACCAGCAGCTCTCTACTGGTTGA
- the LOC103986714 gene encoding chaperone protein dnaJ 1, mitochondrial isoform X3, which produces MGRLWLGIPKRSLPSLFLSRKAFGRPWSSPIMSSPLGLVQGRKEAFSPFMRAISHLSTRYETNGGIVEGTHDFMRLRTFLLSRFFHATGPCYAIERDYYEILGIPQDASLDDIKKAFHALAKKYHPDANKNNPISKRKFQEIRDAYETLRDPKKRAKYDKKSFQGSEKVGYAADDTEGFHEAYHDPFSEFHKTNHGPFSNSFFKIFTEVFEHERETYAADTQVELNLSFSEAAKGCIKQVSFTSQVLCSSCHGRGHPVNAKPSRCPTCNGVGTVTVFPFTSTCSSCRGLGKIIKDHCSACRGLGVVDGVKNVNVTIPAGVDSGDTISVPNAGNQGGNGVHPGNLYIKLQVDKDPVFLRDGSDVYVDTHISFTQAILGGNVEVPTLSGKTKVKIPKGVQPGQLLILRGRGLPKQIGLVDHGDQYVRFRVHFPSSVNDRQRELLEEFAKEEANQESYGFADGNWLYQQLSTG; this is translated from the exons ATGGGTAGACTCTGGCTGGGTATACCGAAAAGATCGTTACCGTCCCTTTTCCTATCGAGAAAG GCTTTTGGCCGTCCTTGGTCCTCGCCGATCATGAGTTCACCATTGGGTCTTGTCCAAGGGAGGAAGGAGGCTTTCTCACCATTTATGAGAGCAATTTCTCACCTGTCAACAA GATATGAAACCAATGGTGGTATTGTTGAAGGAACCCATGACTTTATGAGATTGAGGACATTTTTGTTAAGCCGATTCTTTCATGCAACAG gacCTTGTTATGCTATTGAACGGGACTATTATGAAATTCTTGGTATCCCACAAGATGCTTCATTAGATGATATCAAGAAAGCTTTTCATGCG CTGGCTAAGAAGTACCACCCAGATGCCAACAAAAACAATCCTATATCAAAGAGAAAGTTCCAAGAGATAAGAGATGCATATGAG ACTTTGCGAGATCCCAAAAAGAGAGCAAAATATGACAAG AAATCCTTCCAAGGGTCAGAGAAAGTAGGCTATGCTGCAGATGACACGGAAGGGTTCCATGAAGCCTATCATGATCCTTTCTCAGAATTCCACAAAACCAATCATGGTCCTTTCTCTAATTCATTCTTTAAAATATTTACTGAG GTCTTTGAACATGAGAGAGAAACATATGCAGCTGACACACAG GTGGAGCTAAATCTATCATTTTCTGAAGCAGCTAAAGGTTGTATTAAGCAGGTGTCCTTTACCTCACAAGTTCTCTGCAGCTCTTGCC ATGGAAGGGGCCATCCTGTTAATGCAAAGCCTTCAAGATGTCCTACTTGTAATGGTGTTGGAACA GTCACAGTGTTTCCTTTTACATCTACTTGTAGCTCTTGCAGAGGGTTGGGGAAGATAATCAAG GATCATTGCTCAGCATGCAGAGGGTTGGGGGTGGTTGATGGTGTGAAGAATGTTAATGTAACCATTCCAGCAG GAGTTGATTCTGGTGATACAATTAGTGTGCCAAATGCTGGAAATCAAGGTGGAAATGGTGTCCATCCCGGAAATCTGTACATTAAGTTGcag gtaGACAAGGACCCTGTCTTCCTACGAGATGGTTCTGATGTATATGTTGACACCCACATAAGCTTCACTCAG GCTATTCTTGGTGGTAATGTTGAAGTTCCCACCTTGTCTGGGAAGACAAAAGTGAAG ATACCAAAAGGAGTCCAACCTGGGCAACTGTTAATTCTGAGGGGTAGAG GTTTACCGAAGCAAATTGGCCTAGTTGATCATGGTGACCAGTATGTGCGATTCCGTGTGCATTTTCCTTC GTCAGTAAATGACCGGCAGCGGGAATTGTTAGAAGAATTTGCTAAGGAGGAAGCAAACCAGGAAAGTTATGGATTTGCTGATGGAAACTG GCTTTACCAGCAGCTCTCTACTGGTTGA
- the LOC103986714 gene encoding chaperone protein dnaJ 1, mitochondrial isoform X1, translating to MGRLWLGIPKRSLPSLFLSRKAFGRPWSSPIMSSPLGLVQGRKEAFSPFMRAISHLSTRYETNGGIVEGTHDFMRLRTFLLSRFFHATGPCYAIERDYYEILGIPQDASLDDIKKAFHALAKKYHPDANKNNPISKRKFQEIRDAYETLRDPKKRAKYDKKSFQGSEKVGYAADDTEGFHEAYHDPFSEFHKTNHGPFSNSFFKIFTEVFEHERETYAADTQVELNLSFSEAAKGCIKQVSFTSQVLCSSCHGRGHPVNAKPSRCPTCNGVGTVTVFPFTSTCSSCRGLGKIIKDHCSACRGLGVVDGVKNVNVTIPAGVDSGDTISVPNAGNQGGNGVHPGNLYIKLQVDKDPVFLRDGSDVYVDTHISFTQAILGGNVEVPTLSGKTKVKIPKGVQPGQLLILRGRGLPKQIGLVDHGDQYVRFRVHFPSSVNDRQRELLEEFAKEEANQESYGFADGNWWQRIIDQLTHLRFIDHLISPRFMLGIGFLLLLNLLVSKSLS from the exons ATGGGTAGACTCTGGCTGGGTATACCGAAAAGATCGTTACCGTCCCTTTTCCTATCGAGAAAG GCTTTTGGCCGTCCTTGGTCCTCGCCGATCATGAGTTCACCATTGGGTCTTGTCCAAGGGAGGAAGGAGGCTTTCTCACCATTTATGAGAGCAATTTCTCACCTGTCAACAA GATATGAAACCAATGGTGGTATTGTTGAAGGAACCCATGACTTTATGAGATTGAGGACATTTTTGTTAAGCCGATTCTTTCATGCAACAG gacCTTGTTATGCTATTGAACGGGACTATTATGAAATTCTTGGTATCCCACAAGATGCTTCATTAGATGATATCAAGAAAGCTTTTCATGCG CTGGCTAAGAAGTACCACCCAGATGCCAACAAAAACAATCCTATATCAAAGAGAAAGTTCCAAGAGATAAGAGATGCATATGAG ACTTTGCGAGATCCCAAAAAGAGAGCAAAATATGACAAG AAATCCTTCCAAGGGTCAGAGAAAGTAGGCTATGCTGCAGATGACACGGAAGGGTTCCATGAAGCCTATCATGATCCTTTCTCAGAATTCCACAAAACCAATCATGGTCCTTTCTCTAATTCATTCTTTAAAATATTTACTGAG GTCTTTGAACATGAGAGAGAAACATATGCAGCTGACACACAG GTGGAGCTAAATCTATCATTTTCTGAAGCAGCTAAAGGTTGTATTAAGCAGGTGTCCTTTACCTCACAAGTTCTCTGCAGCTCTTGCC ATGGAAGGGGCCATCCTGTTAATGCAAAGCCTTCAAGATGTCCTACTTGTAATGGTGTTGGAACA GTCACAGTGTTTCCTTTTACATCTACTTGTAGCTCTTGCAGAGGGTTGGGGAAGATAATCAAG GATCATTGCTCAGCATGCAGAGGGTTGGGGGTGGTTGATGGTGTGAAGAATGTTAATGTAACCATTCCAGCAG GAGTTGATTCTGGTGATACAATTAGTGTGCCAAATGCTGGAAATCAAGGTGGAAATGGTGTCCATCCCGGAAATCTGTACATTAAGTTGcag gtaGACAAGGACCCTGTCTTCCTACGAGATGGTTCTGATGTATATGTTGACACCCACATAAGCTTCACTCAG GCTATTCTTGGTGGTAATGTTGAAGTTCCCACCTTGTCTGGGAAGACAAAAGTGAAG ATACCAAAAGGAGTCCAACCTGGGCAACTGTTAATTCTGAGGGGTAGAG GTTTACCGAAGCAAATTGGCCTAGTTGATCATGGTGACCAGTATGTGCGATTCCGTGTGCATTTTCCTTC GTCAGTAAATGACCGGCAGCGGGAATTGTTAGAAGAATTTGCTAAGGAGGAAGCAAACCAGGAAAGTTATGGATTTGCTGATGGAAACTG GTGGCAGCGAATCATCGATCAACTGACTCATCTTAGATTCATCGATCATCTGATCAGTCCTAGGTTCATGCTGGGTATCGGCTTTCTGTTGTTGCTTAATTTGCTGGTGAGCAAAAGCTTGAGCTAA